The nucleotide sequence GCCATCAAGGGTCTCAGGCAGATAGTCTTTTACACTACTTGTTACCCAAGATGCCAGAGATCAAACctggggacttctgcatgcagagcatgcgCTTTACCATTGAGTTAGGGTCTCTCCTCATGATTTTTTGTATAACATAGAATGCATGCAGACTTGCTTTAAGGCCCATTGGCCTTCTGCCATCTGCTCCATCCTATGCTCCTATATCTAAAAGTATATCTTCTGCTTCTCCACAATGGGTTACATCATCATAACTGACCTCATAATAGTTTGCTTGTCTCTCCATTTAACCTACCTCCAGATTGGACTGTAAATGTGTATACAACTGTCCTGCTTCTGGTGGCTTCAAAATATTGAGGAGAGCCAACTGGTGAGGGAGGAGGATCAGGATGAGGCAAGGAAGACTGACCTGACCCAGAAAGATTTGTGCAGGGCTGGCTGCGAGTTTTAACTTTCTCCAGACTTTCAATGCTGGCTGAATTGTTTGAGTACTCATAAGGTCAGAACCGGGTTCCCCAAGACCAATGATGAAAGGCAAGCCTTTTCAATTTAGTCATCCAAAGATACCCAAGAAGTATTAGAAATTCCTCTTGCTTCCACAATTTCTGTTGTACTTTCTGAGCATTGACTAGATCCAAGGCTAACCTCCCAATTGATCGGGAGCCCTGTCATAAATCTCCTACCTCCACCCAGACAGGGAGGTGGTTTTGTGGAGATCAGAAGGCTGCAAGGTCCCTCCTTCTCTCACCTGCTTTGCTTGCCTTCTGTTCCCATCCTCACTTTTCACCCCACTGGCAAGATTCCCATTTCACTAACAGCTACATGACAAATTTGTCAAACAGGAGATACTTTCCCTGACCACCGCATCTCTGCGCCCAAAGAGGCTGCACCTTTTGGATTATGGGGTTCCTTGCAGATGTAAAGGCAGGAGCCCTACCCCGGAAAACAGAAAATGACTTTCCCCATGCTAGACacagtgtggggaacctctggcctgaggGTCTAATTAGGTCTGGCAGGGGTCCTGATTTGGCCCACAAGGTGGCGTCCCTCAAACCACACCCGCTTGCCCCTGACATcttatgtgatgtcaggtggtaAGCAGATAAGGCGTAGCCTTCCCTCTGAAGTGCAGTTTCCAAGCACCTTCAATAGAAACCGCTTGGAAATGCACTTCACAAGGAGTTgtggtcacctgatgtcattatggtgtcaaatgattgacaggtggctagCCCCGCCCACCCATCAAACTTGGCCTGCAGGGCTTGTGAAGATAAAGAACTTGGCCCATCGGCCTGAAAAGATTCCACACCCCTGCTATGGATTTTTTCTTCAGACACCAACCTGCTCAAGTGTGGCTACTGCCTTGCAtacaccaggggtgggcaggAGGTAGATCGGGGCTACTGGTAGATCTTTGGGTAAGTAACAGCTGAACTGCAAGGGTTTCCGACTTCTAACAGCTTATCAATAGAAACAACAGAACAATTTCCCCCACCTACATTAGGGTGAAAAAATGAATGAACTGGGACTGGACTTctgtgtgaaaggactgtgagctaAGTTCAATTCTGATACTGAAACCAAATTCttaggctcagaatgtgctcagaggtGCACCCTGATCTTTAATTCTAGCAGTATGTCTTCTGCACCTGGCTCCAGTTGGCAGATTTTGGAGTTACAGTAAAAAACAAAAGTAGATCAAACAAGCCTGAACTCTGCAAATCCCTGGCTTAAAAAACATACGGCTTGCCTTGCTAGATCAGaacaagggcccatctagtcctcctTTCTAGAAGCTCACAAAGAAGAGCATAAAAGTGATGGCCACCCCTTGCTGTTTGACCCCAGCATTTGTTACTTAGAGGTATACTGTCTTTGTAAATGGAGGTTCCATTGATCTAAATGCCTGCATGGGTTTTGATAAAGCTTCTGACACTTGTGCAGACTAGAACTTATTGTGAAAAGCATCAGTGGGGTAGAGCCACACATAAAGGAGTGGAGCACTACAGCCACAGAGTAAGCCACACAACACAGATCTCAGGAAAAGGCCAAGCCTTTTTTCAAAGCCACGAAACAACACAGACATAAGTAAGGCAGAACGACTCATGCCACGGAAATATAAACGCAAAGCAACCACAGCTAGATTAGACAAGGTCAGCAGACACACCAGCGCAGGCTACAAGGCAAGACAGACTGAGCCACAATGGAAATGATCCAGTGAGGCACAGAACACATCAGCTGCTGGTCCTCACAGAGAAAAACAAACCGTATCAGGAACATGGTGCACAGACTGAGGGAGCCACCACACCACGGTGCCACCAGACAAGTGACAGAACAAACGGGACTGCCACTGAtgaatgccacaaaggccacGTGAAGGTTACGAGTGCAGTTGCGTAATGAGGGAGATGATGGACCACAGCAGCTACAGAAATGCTGTGTGGGGCGTTACCTGCTTCTGCGCTTCCTGTTGAGAGCAATGTGATCCCAGcagagaggagaaagggagggagaggatggattaaaggaaacaaaagaatacaggagagagagaaagaaaaggagctCATCAGGCCATAGGACATTCCAAAGAGTATTTAAAACATCTGACCTTGAACGTTCCTGTTATTTAAAAGTGTGACAGAGGGACATTTGACAAGAGCAGCTTCTCTTGCTACTGATTGAAAAGGTCACAGCTGCTAAACTTCTCCCTGGCTTTGCAACTGCTAAATTCAAGAATGTGTAACTGTTCAATGCTTCAGCATTCCTTGGACCCTCACTTAGTCTTATTGTAGCGCTTCAAACCTTTTAACACAATAGAACTGGAAAGGCCAACTGGAATGAGAGGCTCCACAACAGGGCTTCATTGATAAAAAACTAACAAACCCAGATAGTTGACATCACAGTTATAAAAGTAGGAAGAAACAGTCCTGGTGTGTTTTGAGCTTCTTGCTGCAGCCTGAGTGTTCAGGGAGACAAAGTCTCAGCTGTCTGCTAGAGAACTGTGTAAAGTTCAGCAACAAAAGTAGAATACACGGCTACTACTAAAGCCATCACTTTTCATGGTAGAGAAACTCCATAGATGAATTACACCTTGCGTGAAGAAATACCTGGAGGGTTTACTGTGCCCTTAACCTTGTGTTGATAAATGGTTAGATTTAAAAGAGGCCCtgaagcagcacctggagggacccaggtcccccatccctgccttaaagggCTAGAACACCCTTTTCTTCAACAGTTATTCCAAAGCCCAAGAATCCTCTTAGGGTGATGATACCAAACACATATCAGAGCCCTAGACCAGTAACAGGGaacctgtgtggccctccagatgttgctggacacagctcccataatccccaaccatcggccatgctggctggctttGTGGGAGTTGATGCTGTCCAACAACaagtggagggccacaagtttgcTGCATTGGCTATGGACATGAGTTCTCTTGGGTAGaggtgtgaaggcctggaaaaaaacataTTGGGGGGAAATTCAGACCTATCTCTGCTCTTGGGGCATTATAAGAGAAAGCTGGAAGCCTTCTGGATTCTATGGCAAATAGGAGAATTGCTACTGATCAGTGTCTAGAGTAGTCCATCCTGCACAACACATACCCCCTCTCTAGGTACTACATAGCATCACAGAGGGATGATAAATATGTTTTGGGGCACATCAAGCCCCAAAATCATAATGTTGTGCAGGCCTATGTTACAAGCTGAAGGTTTAGGACACAGCagtctttgccaacttggtgccctccagcagttttggactacaacttccatcagcctgtgctggctgggactgatgggagtagtCCAAAactgctggagggcaccaggttggcaaagactggtaTGAAGGATCTAATATTGCTACGATTTTGGAACTTTGACCAAAACTGTATTTCAAGAACCCTCCACAGCAGGAACCATACTGGGCGTGCTAATGTAAACTCACCTAACCCTTGTTAACTAACCTAGGTCAACTAATCCAGAATAACTACCACCCCTCATTCTAGAGTCAAAGATCTGGACACCCACTTCACATGTAAGCATACACAAAAGGAAAGAAGAACGTTCATTCTTTCACTTCTCATTTAGCCACTCTGATTCCATTTACAAGGTTGCAAATTAGTGCTGGGGTACTTAATCTGCACTGAACAACCTGACATTTGTTCTCATGGACCATACCCATATATCCAATTTCACCTTTCCCCCACTCCAGTGTTCACAAGTTGACAGTGTCTAAACAGCAAAAACAAAGGGTATTTTCAAAGACAAGGGAATGCAGAAAAGCTtcaaaaataatgagaaaagctTAAAATAAATGCAAGATGTCTCTTAGAGCAATGGATGAAGCGTAGCCCAGACCAGAAAGTGCAATctacttaaaaataataattcaagtAATTATAGCCACACTGGGCTCTACCATTTTACTGGAGCCCTATTCTACAGCACATTTAGCATCAGGGTTGATCTGGCCCCTGGTGTGCTGAAATCTCAATGGCCAGCTCCCTAACAAAGCCAACGCCAGCAACAGAAAGTTATATAGGCCATTTCTGAGGCCAGAGAATCTTTTCAGAGCAATCAACTTACTTCCTGAGTAGCTTGTAGCTGTAGAGGGGTATGAAGTAAGAAAACAGGTAGGGGGCCACACAAGTGGACATGATGAGGCACacaaggcagaggaagaagctcagACCGACCTTCTGGAACCAGGAGAAGCTCTACAGGGAAGGAAAGAGACAGCATCATCTTAGATGTGTCTTCTGCACTTTTTGCAGATCATTATCTGACTATGAAAACAAATGAGAGACACTGTTCGTATGCACTCACTTATCAGATATAAGACTGGCCTTACCattaaggggtggggaacctcaggcctggggaccaaatcTGGCCTTCCAGCCTCTCTGTCTAGTCCTTGGGTCTCACCCCAAACCAGGCCCCCTTCCCAGGCACattcctcactggccttgcttcacatcctccttgaacgtttttgcctggctggcttgGAACtctcataatgcattttgtttgcCAGGATGGAAAATAGGaaggtgtatgtagaaactagcataCTGTGCCAAGGCCAAatttgcatccattgctccactcacttttgcctctggccctgcccactgctgacACATGGCCCCTAGAAAGTAACCCAGAAGGCAACATTCCCTGCCCTTGTATTATATGAATGTAGGTGACTGCCTAGGTAAGACAGCGTGTCTGGAGAGGGGGAATTTTGCTGCAGAAGCGAATGGAAGTGACTTTCCCATCTCCATGCTCCTGCTGTTCAGGAACAGCTTGGGAAAAGGAAAGGCAAAGATTCCAGTGCTATGGGAAAGCAAGTAGAGCACAGGAAACCCTGAAGGGGAGCAGGCTATTGGAATATACCAGAGCTATCAGAAGTATTCCAGGCTACCATTCCTATATATTCAGCTTTCAAAataggggtgggggaaccttCATCCCCCCAAGAtgttgctacaactcccattatccctggccattgaccgtgCTTTCTgggattgatggaagttgtaattcaggaacatctgaagggccagaggttccccacgcctgattTACAACAAATAAAGTCTCTCCCTTATACCTCTGCAAGCAGAAATTGTAAAACGTGCAGGTCATCCTCTATGCAACTGTTCAGTAAGGAGCACACCTGCTTCCACTGTTTGAGCCTATGAGTGCAAAGATGCTAGGATAACTtgcaaacattatttttaaaaatataagtgaAATGTTTTAGACTACTTGCTTTaaggtatttattattttacacaGATTTATGATGACCCTTATACACACACAGGACACTGATGAGGGCATAAAAAAGCCCCCTGTGGCTTGACCAGCCACAGAGCTGGGCAGAATGGATATGGATTTCCAAGAACCAATGATGATGTCATTTTAATGTGTCAAGGGCCTGCATTTGGCCCAGCCCTGCCAGGGCCTTTCCACTGTGCAGTGCCCAGAAGAAACACGTTACAGGGTGCTCACCATTCTCCTGCTCTCCACAGCTTGCAGGTAGGTGCGGAAGCGGAACCAGGGTCCAAAGATGACAGTCCCAACAAAGTAGATATATCCCATGAACTCTACTGGAGAGGGTATGGCTGGCACCTCACCCCGGTCCAGATCAAAGCCCAATGACACAGCCTTCATTGCCACGATCATCTGGGCACCTGGTGGCAGCGAACAGACATGTGACAGAACTTCAGTGGTTATGTTCTGACAGGTACACAAAGACTTCGCAAGATATAGCAATTGCCCGTCTTAGATGACTTTTCAAAAAGTATCAGACAATTTCAGAGAAGATATTCATAGTGTATTTATCCATGGTGGCTTCATAGAACCTCCATGAAGAGGGGCGGTATCAGTCCTTCTAATGGAAAATTCAACTGGTGAGTGCTGATTGGATTCCACTCAAGTTAGGGTCAAcgagaaacaagagggaggtatctgcATGCTGGGGGGGGAACCCAAAGTTTGCCAAagtgttagtgtgtgtgtgtgtgtgtgtgtacactcacacaaacacgcatacacacatacacacataccctAAGGAGCACCTCCCTGTCTCCAATGAGGACTAAACATGATGTGTTAGCCACGAAACTGGACATAAAGATGGGACATATGGAGGAGAACTGGGGTGCCCTGCTTGGAGAGAATGCCTGGGTTTACCCCTCTGTCTAACTTACTAGAAACAACCAGCTTCCCTGTGAGAGCCAGGGTTGAATCATGGAAGCTCCGGCTGCCTCAGGTTCTATTCATCCTTTCCAAAACTAGGCACAGAATCTTGGTGCCTTCCTGGCTCTGAGCCCCATATTATGGTGAATGCTACATTTTGAGCAACATTGTCTGCTCTTGAAAAGGAACTGCACATACAGACTAGCCCCAGAGACCCCAACATCTAACCCCACAATACTACGCCCAAGGTTGGCTCAGTGCCTAAAAACAGAAGATGTGTCAGACACTCACCTCTCATCTTATGCCAGCTCACAGTGTCCACCATGTGCATCTCCctgtaaaagggggggggaaggaaaggaaataaaaatgGACAATGATTATGACGACTTTCTGTATCAGTAAtttactttcttttctctctctccctctatgtcaggtgtggggtcCCTTtgacctttcagatgttgctaaactacaagtcccatcagccctctGGGGCTagtcagcaagcatagccaatggccagggatgatgggagttgtagttcagcaacatttggagagccaaaagcttcccacccctgctttatgttCCAACAGGTAGGCTCAAGTGGCTTtccagtaaaacaaacaaacaaacaaggaaacAAGGAAACCACCACTGCCAAAGGGCTAGATGAATGGAATTCACCTGATCCCCAAGAGTCCAACTTCCTCATCCTGTTGGTCTCctgtccctgaccatttgtcGTAGTGACATGGTCAGTGGCTCAGCTTTCCCTTCAGTTAATAGTTTCCCATTGGTCAAGCTCCCCTCTGTTTGACCACCACTCTAATCTACACTGGTCTTTATTTTCCTTTATTTCCTCCAATTGTTAGCCTCCTGTCTCACTGGCCCACTCTTCCCTGCCCATCTGCCtgctttctgtgtttttaaaCGTGGTTTTGGTTGGTTTAGCTTCTCTCAATTAACTCCTCCCCAATAGCCTCTCAGCCTCTTTAGGTAAGACTGTATTAACCTAGCCTTCTCAGTCAATGGTTGATGCTTTCTCCATAAGGCTCAACTAATTGCACACGCATATCATTCCCTCtgtggcagggctggggaaacttgtgtccctccagatattgttcgacttcaagccctagccagcatggccaatggtcagggatgatgggagttacagtccagcaacagctggagggccacaggttcccccatgcCTGCCCTATGGCAAAGTTACCTTTCTTGTTGACCCATTGGAGCTCCACAGTTCctatcactgttcttcaaccttgggcccccagatgttgttggactacaactcttataatCCTTGGcctttggctaagctggctgcggttgatgggagttggagtccaacaacatctgtggacccaaggttgaagaacagtagtCTAGATCTTCTTACTTGCCTTCTGTTGATTCAACCCCCTGCTCCCCATTAGCTGACCCTTTCCCTCCAGCCAACTGCTTATGGCTATTGTATCCCGTTAGTTCACAGCCCTTCCCACCCCCCCGCCCTCACTCACCCAACCACCCACCCGCCCTCACTCACCCCCCCAGCCCTCACTCACCCCATGAGCAAATAGATGAGGATGGTGATGGACAGCAGCACACCGCGCTGAGTTGAGTGGCGACACAGGAACAGCACCAGGTAGCACAGGAGGCTCAGGAGCACAACCCACACCATCTGCAGCTGGAAGAAGTGGTAGAGGGCATAGAAGCCACTAGCCACGGTGCTCAGGTGCTTGACATAGAATGGCAGAGCTTCAAGGGGAGGgccagggaggagaaaaagaagacTGGAAGTTAGAGTCAGGGTTTATAGGAAGCAGACTGTTTTCTCCATCTCTCCCAGTATTAcctactctgaccggcagcagctctccaaagtctcaGGCCTTCCACATCACCTGCTGCTTTTAaggagggatttgaaccttgaaCCTTCTGTGTGCCACCAGGATTATGAAGGCAACTGAGAAGATAATTTTCTGCAGTAGCTatttaatgatttctgattttagatttttacatggttttattgTACATATAGACgattattgtaaactgctttttttttaatgaacagtgGTATAcgctttttttttacaaacaaacagacaaaagcAGGTGCTGTACCCCTGAGCTATGTCCTCTCCCACAGGTTCCCTGCTCCATGCTCTCCAGCTCTGTCTTTCCCTTGGAGAAGACGGAAGACTTCCCCCCAGAACTCccaagcccaccacctcctcctgGGTGACTGTATGCTACATATGAAAGAACATGTGCAAGAAGGGTGAGAGCTGTAACTAGCAGGTTAAGGAACGCTGTGTTAGGAtaccctaaggcagcctttcccaaccagtgtgcctccagatgttgttggaccacaactcccatcagccttagccagcattggcaatggtcaggaagatgggagttgtggtccaacaacatctggaggcacactggttgggagagGCTGCCTTAAGGAAAGGCAcagagtgtgtatgtgtgcataaaCCTTCAGTGGTCtaggccagggatagccaatgtggtgccctccagatgttttggactacaactcccatcgcccTTGACCACTGCCATTGCTAGCCAAGGGCTGATGACAGTTGCAgtgtaaaacatctggagggcaccatattggtcaTGCCTGATCTAGGCATTATATGGTTCAACCTCAAATTGCAACAAAAGCATTTATTAATGCAGGTGAACGCTATGACAGAGCACATCTTCCCAAACGTTTTGGTGCAAGAAAGGCTTTtgttgcaagcaagcaagcataggGAAGCGCAATAATCCGGATGGTGATAGACTTGCAACTTccaccagggatgataggaactgtagtccagcaacgtctgcagggccacaggttttgcATCCCAGATAAGGTTAAACTATATACTGCCTAGACTACTCGGGGGGCTCATGACACCAAACTGTGATTTGGCATTACAGCTGAAGAGCCCTTTTGTTTCTCTCCACGGGAACATAGCTGTAGCGCAACTGAGTAATGCAAGAGAATTTGGGGAAGGTGGATTTAGTTGCACACAGTGTGAATGGAGGCAATATGGGACTGCAGTAGGAAATGGGTCAGGTGAGTGAGAAATATCTCAAAGACTTAACTAATAACACAGGATAAGTCACAGAATCACAGTTGGAAGGAGCATTGTAGATCATCTAGTCTAACCCCgttcaatgcaggaaatccacagctggagCAACCCCAAAAAGTGGCTGTCCAGCCTATGCTGGAAGATCTCCCAATGAGGGAGAGGCCACCACCCAACAAGATAACTTGTTCCATTGTGAACCTGCTCTTACTGATAAGAAGCTTCTACCCTTCCGTAACAAGGCTATTAGATCTAGACCTGCCATCTGGGGCAGGATACGATGAAGAACATAGTTCCACTAGAGAACTATATATCATTTTCTGCACTTACCCAATCTCCAAAGGAGACGACACACTAGGCACAAAAGCAGAAGTGTCCAGACCTGCTCAAAACCCTGCTGAGCAGTGGGCAGCACACAGCCACTCAGTAACTGCTGGTAGAACTCCTCccgtgtgaatgtggccatggcCACAGCCTGGAGGAAGTAGGAGACAAAGGGATGTCAAG is from Rhineura floridana isolate rRhiFlo1 chromosome 3, rRhiFlo1.hap2, whole genome shotgun sequence and encodes:
- the PORCN gene encoding protein-serine O-palmitoleoyltransferase porcupine isoform X3; protein product: MATFTREEFYQQLLSGCVLPTAQQGFEQVWTLLLLCLVCRLLWRLALPFYVKHLSTVASGFYALYHFFQLQMVWVVLLSLLCYLVLFLCRHSTQRGVLLSITILIYLLMGEMHMVDTVSWHKMRGAQMIVAMKAVSLGFDLDRGEVPAIPSPVEFMGYIYFVGTVIFGPWFRFRTYLQAVESRRMSFSWFQKVGLSFFLCLVCLIMSTCVAPYLFSYFIPLYSYKLLRKKRRSRWLRAYESASSFHFSNYFVGLLSETTATLAGSGFTEEKDNLKWDLTVSRPLNVELPRSMVEVVTSWNLPMSCWLNTYVFKNSLKLGTFSAIIVTYAASALLHGLSFHLAAVLLSLGFITYIEHVLRKRLAVIFDACILSKRCQPGCSHRHNTNLWVYLLNLLFGALTVFHLTYLGSLFDMDADDSVEEQGYGMDYTIRKWFELSWASHWVTFGCWVFYRLIS